In Lolium rigidum isolate FL_2022 chromosome 7, APGP_CSIRO_Lrig_0.1, whole genome shotgun sequence, the DNA window AGACATACTTTCCATAGAATAGGATGACATGGGACAGCGTGGCGGCGATGGTGGCGAAGCCGAGGCCATAGCTGACGGCGAAGAAGAGGCTGAGGTGGATCTTGCCCTGCTGCGCGTAGGCGTCCATGTCGATCTCGAACTTGTCGTTGACGATGGCGGAGATGTTGTAGAGCTGGCCGGAGCCGGTGTAGAGGTCGTTGGAGAAGAGGGGGAAGGTGCTGGCGTTGTAGAGGTTGAGCACCCAGTAGGAGATGGGCAGCATGCCGTAGACGAACACGATGTAGCCGACGAAGACGTTGGCGGTGGCGAAGAAGGGTGAGACGAGGGGGCTCCCCAGGAAGGAGGCGACCACGGACCAGTCGAGGGTGAAGGCGCCAACGCCGAGGCCGTTCAGGCCGGAGCCGATCTGCTGCATGGTGATGGATTTCGGGTACACCCAGCACACCCACGAGATGGCCGTCAGAGTCGGGAAGAGGTACCCCGGGACAATGTACCACGCGAAGCTGCAGATGAGCGCGATCAGGAAGAACTTGCCGCGCGTCATCCGCCGCCTCTCTTTCTCGTGCATCGCCCTGTCAAATTCTAGTTGTCAGTGTACGTACGTAGACAAAATCAAGTGCTAGTTGATCAATCGATCCGGCGTATGGACACATACCTCATGAGAGAAACCTGCACGAGACTCTGCGGCCACCACATGTGTGCTGGTTCCACCACGTATTTTCTCATCAGCCCTGCCCATCCGTAACCCAATACCTGCAAGTGAACATCGATCGGGTTCAGAAACTGACAGCTGATAGATCGAGTTAACTACCAGGTAACGCATGAAACAATGCGAACTAGCTTAAACGACAAACTGAACAGATCTATCACCTGAGTCGTGATGATGAGGAGCAGGCTGGTCACGAAGGAGATGTTGCGCTTGTAGAACGccttgatgatggtgatgatgccgATCGCGTAGGCGTTGCCGCCGCCGAAGGCGGCGCCGGCGTTGGCGAAGATGGAGATCAGCACGTGCTCCTTCACGTTGAAGGGCCCTGGGTTCAGTGAGCACTCACGGCCGAACAGTCTGAACTTCTTCTCCGGCAGCACCCGTGCCATCAAGTGCCCTATGGGCAGCGCCGCCACCTGCATGCATGCGCGATCCTtgaattcctcctacatggttgcGTGCTTGCTATTGCAGATTTGCAGTACTGACCTGGATGGTGATCTGGCTGATGACGATGGGCTCGCTGCGGTATGCGAAGAACTGGTTGACGAAGGAGAGAAGCGCGCAGGAGATGAAGCCCATCGTCCACATCCGGAACGTCCATACCGGCAGCGTCGGGTCATCGGTCGTCGGCACCGTCAGCCGGACCTGCTCGACCGGCGAAACATCGTCCTcatcggcggcgcggccggctggATGATCGATCTCCATATTCCTGCCTTTCGCCGGCCGTACTGGTTTTGTTCGGGACGAGAGGAGGCGTCGGCCACAACTATTATACTGCAAAGGAGATCTCAGAAGGCTGTTATTTGAACCAAGATTGGGAATCTCAACTACGGAGTAACTTTTTTTTTTAGGGAATCTCAACTAACTTACTTCCTCCGTTCCTCGGAGTAGCCCTGGCTTATTTATCTCAACTAATTTGTAGATTCCCCGGTCAGTAAAAAAAAAACTCGTTCCCGGAGAATGACATCCGTGTCACACCTAGCTAGTGGCTGGTCTATCTTCCATTTATACCGCGAGCTGCGTACTCATCGAGGAGGTCTTCAACGGATGATGTAATACAGGGCACTGAATTTGGATTATAGTGTATCATCATTTTTTACGTTTtaagcatctccagccgtgtccctCAAATCGTGCCCGGCAAATGCACCGGATAGGTCGTTTGGGGTTGCCGCAAGGAGGTGTCGCTTTTGGGGCGCCTCCGTTTTCAACCGCGTTCCGTTGACGCCGCCCCAACCTGCCATTTGAATAAGTTCCATTGTGCCCTCCTGCGTCGCTCCCGTGGGCGACGGGGAGGGCACCCTAGCCTCCCacctccagtcctcctcctcatcccctcacctctcctcgccgccgccgaacGACGTCGGTGAGGCTCTCCTTCCCCTTCGCGCGGAGAAACGGCACGAGTTGCGGTGACCATCGAGGGCGGCGTGCTTGGCGAGGGGCGCGGCGGACCTCATGGTAGCGCAGGCATGCTCGGGGGGTGCTGTCGGCTGCAGCTGCGACGACGGTGGCTGTTCtcgagcggcggcggctcggcccCATCTTCTAGCGGCAGGGAACAGTGGTGGCGGAGCTTCGGGGTTCTGGTTCGGACAACGGCGACCTCCGGCGGCGTGGCGCGgaagtagggcggcgcgggcgagaTCTAGGCCCGATCTAGGCCATGCGGGTGAGATTTGGGCCCGATCTAGGCCTCATGGGCCCCTGCTGTGTGCGCTGGATGGCATCTCGCGGTGGCGCCGGGAGTCAGGGAGATGGCAGTGCCGCTCCTCCGATTGCTGCGCGACCGGGGGCCATACCGGAGCCAGGCGGGCCTTCCTCAGGTTAGAAAGTCGGAGAACGCCACCGACGCTGATGTTGAGGTGCACGCTCCCGAACGCCATGTCCATCCCACTGCGTAGGCCCGAAAAGGCTGAACGCGGCGCGAAGTCGTGGGGggtgaactcgaaggatccgaAGCAGATCGAATCCTCCAAGATCGGCGATAGTggagccgatgatgatgatgccgacACTGATGTAGCCGGCGCGATCGGAACAGCCAATGATGTGCCTTGGACGAGCAGGGTTCCCacatacggcgccaattgacgagggggcttctcggcaatgcctaccatgaggggcttagggttgatataatcctgcaggttagcactagacatcggataccaaacgagcAAGAGgcaagatttacccaggttcgggaccctcgacaaggtaaaacccttactcttgcttgtctgatcttgattattggtgaaaaaggttacaatggggcagccgatagactgcGTGGTGGTGATCTCGCCGAGAGggaaggtttctagggtttggtgtatgcGGGATTGTGTAGGTAGTCTCCGGCACACCCTTTCCTGgcatttatataggaggccaggtcccgagagtccagCACGAATTCGACTAGGTTACATGTGAGATATAATCTATCCTTCTTTTAATCGACGTCTCCTTGCCTTGTCCGTCAGGGAATCGTCTCCTTACATCTTTCCACCGTTACAACCGACGTGCTGATCCATCTTTGGCTACGGTGACTCTTATGGGCACTCTGTTGGGACAAGGGAGGTATAtaaatgtcgggtacccgaagggtaatgcccacatcacttcACCCTAGCACCTTCGGTGGGGAGAGCACTCACCATCTCCACGGTGATGGCCCACGACAACGGCGGCGAAGGGAGAcggaggtgggggggggggcctGGCGGCGGCGATTAGGTTTCCCCCGAGTCGCCCCTAGAGAAGCAACATGAGGATCGGGAGCGGTTCGAAAAAAAGCTTGGATTTCATATAGCTTGAAATTAATTTATGAACGCCACGAATTTCTATGTATTAGACTTTATGGTCACATGTCGTATTTCGTTGCGGCATAATATTAATTAAGCATTATCGCGGATGAAGGAGGGTAAGAGGATGGAgcctcaagaaaaaaaaaaccactCATTGTTTGTTTCTTAAGGAATTGGATTGAGACTGTTGTACACTAGAAACTTCTTCCGATATATCTACTCTCGAGACTATTCCATCTACAGTTTTATAATTGTGTGAATATTTAGTGGATAAAAACATTGTAACACACTTCAATACAATTGTGTCACAGGTTTAATTCGTTGAGGTTAGTCTTGTTTGGCTTACATTTCCGGCATAAACCATGtagaaaaatatttattttgttcCCAATGCTTTTAACACAAAAGGTAATAGAATTGCATAATATGAAATATGCTATCACCTGCTGCTGAAGGTATGATAAACTAAAATAATATATTGGGAAATGAGTAATTAAAAGGTAAGAATGTTTAGTATAAATGAATCATGTAGCAATCCGTAATTTGTTACACTTTAGAACTTCTTTATTGTTAGTAGTGCCAAGTTGTAGGTTCCCTCCGTCCACCAATGCCAGCCGAATCTGCTCCACTAGCGAAAGGTAGTTTTCCTTCAATCTCTATATCTTTTTTATCTCTCATCGGAGTGGTTTTGTAATGAACAAGAGAACCAATTGTCCACAATTATACTACATAATGGAGATCTGAGAAGGTTGTTATTTATTGAAACAAGATTCGGAATCTTAACTAACTTACTCCCTTGGACTAGCTTATTTATGTCAACAAATATATAGATTCCTTGACCGTTAAAGAAAATCCCGGAGATTGGCATCCTTGTGACCGTGTGTCACACCCAGCTGGCTAGTCTATCTTCTACCGCGAGCTGGGtatatttttatgttttcttAAAAAAAATTCCTATTTCAAGTCATGTATTTGTTTCCTGTACATAGAACCTGGCACCGGGGACCATCAGCCAGCAgtggaaaaaatccaagaaagaaaacatttatcgttcaaaGAGGATGATATgtcaagtagccagaaatcatgggTTAAAACAtacaagaaaggaaatgtttatcgttcagagaggatgatATATGAGACCCATAAGCCAGCAACGACCTCAAGGTTAACCAagcagcatgagatcgaaagaagaaaaaaaaggcaagtatccAGAATTCACGGgttaaaaaaaatctaagaaaggaAATGCTTATCGtttagagaggatgacatgtgagaCCAATGAGTTATCAACGACCTCAATGTTACAAAGGCGTCAGTGGATAGATAGAAAAAGCCCAGCAGCCCGAAATTAggtgtcaaaaaatccaagaaagaaaacatttatcgttcagagaggatgatATGTGGGACCCATAAGCCAACAACGACCTCAACGTTAACCGGacgacatgagatcgaaagaaaaaggcaagtatccaaaattcacgggtaaaaaaaatccaagaaaaaaattttatcgttcagagaggatgacatgtgagacccatgagccagcagcgaccTCAATGTTATAAAGGCGGCATGGGATTGATAGAAAAAGCTAAGTAGCCCGAAATCGGATGTcaaaaaatttaagaaaggaaacACTTATCATTCAAAGAGTATGACATGTGAGACCTATTTTGCACATATAAGCTGACATAtgtgtcccatgagccagcagccgcATCAACGGGCAGTGGatccatataaaaatgaaatttGCTAGAACTTAGGAGACCAAAACTAATCCAGAAAAGAAAGCGTATATTGTACAGACACGATGACACATGGGTCCCGTTTTGCAGGAGcagcctcaacgtttcaaaggcggcaggggattgaaagaaaggaaaggtttatcgttcggAGAGGtgagacccatgagccagcaacatcctcaacgttAACCAGGCGTCAGggaatcgaaagaaaaaaggcaagtagctCAAAATCAGGGGTCAAAATAAACCCAAGAAAGGAAACGTTTATAGTTCAGaggggatgacatgtgggaccgatctgCCAGCAACGTCCTCAACAGTAACCATGCggtaggggatggaaagaaaaatgcaagtagctcgaaattaggggtcaaacataaatccaagaaaggaaacgttTATAGTTCAGAGAGGCTAACATGTGGGACCGATATGCTAGCAACGCCCTCAACGTTAACCATGAGGCGGTAGATCGAAAGAAGAAGACAAGtggccaaatatcaggtgccaaaattaATCTAAAAATGAAACTTTTATTATCCATAGAGGATGATATATGGGTCCTATTTTGCAGGagcagtctcaacgtttccaagaatGCACGGGATCGAATGAAAAAGTCaattagccaaaaatcaggggatcaaaaaatccataaaaataaacatttatctttcggagaggatgacatgcgggtcccaagagTTAGcaccgtaaacggctcgatcggagaacatgAACGAAAGGGCGCGATCGAAAAAACATTGCTAGAGACGCTGCCATCTAGGCCCTACAACCCTGGGGTGTGGATTTGCGTTGATTTGgctggcgcacccgataattcatCATGCACCATGTCCCGGGTCACCATGCGCGACGTTTGTCACATTTCTGTGGTGCTAGATGGCCTAAAAAACAAGGCAATTTTTTTTgagatgcaccacggagagagcaaAAATCATCGGGATGGTGCATCAACAACCACGACCCGACTTGAAGTTTCTCGATCATGGCAACTTTTCTCGTAGTGATATAggttcagtactgaaatcatgtcacttgGTCCCTAGTAACAAGTACGAAACATATCACAGGTGTACCAAAACAAATTCATGAATATCCTCAAGACAAACGCATCAAATCTCGATACATAAAGATGATGACATGATCATCCTCATCTAATAACCATCCACCACACATGCTTATAGGGAACTAATCACACATGGCGATGGTGAGTAAGAACATTGTTGTTGGTGATGAcgttggtggtggtgatggtgaagaAGCCCTCGAAATTTCCCTCTCCGAGGTAGAGAGCGGGATCAATCTGACCTCCGAAACGAAGATCATGGATGTGGCGACGATGTATTTCGCGGAAAGCTCCGTGCTTCTGGCAGGGTAGGTTTTTAGGGTATGTAAGTGGGTAAGCGAAAGGAGGAGGCGAGGCTCGAGGGCAATATGGGGCCTAGTGGCGCGTCCTATGCAGGTGGGCCTCGCGACTCCTCTCGTGTGATTCCAAGCTCTAGGTCCCATGTTTTGGTGAAAAACTTCCATTTTTCCTCGATTTTATTTCCTGTGAAAACAGACAGAAAGAAGTATTTTGCTAATAACAGcgtctgacgtgggcattacccttcgggtaactgttatcaTGCTACCCCTTGCAGCCCAatcggaggcccatgaagacacccgatagCCAGATGGGCCACAGCGTCGGTTCGCAAGCGGGATTCTTGAAGAGCAAGATAAGAGGAcgaagaataaaagaaaaatctagaactaggactctttgtaacctagtcgtacccggacagatctcttaagacctggctcccaatataagggccaggagaggggctgccgaggacacacgcaatcttagcaaccttagccaccataagtttagagctaggtccccgtaaagcttagtctctcgacgagatcatagccgaaccctttggcaccccattgtaactcgatattttcataatcaagatcagacaggcaggacgtaagggttttacctcatcgagggccccgaacctgggtaaatcgcttttccagcttgtttgataaccgatgtctcgtgtcagcctacaggattccatcaaccctaagccccaaacggagggcatggccgaggagtaccctcgacaattggtgccgtctgtgggaaccccgtTGGCACAAGATTCGTCATCGACAGATCCGGCCATGTTGTCGGCAACATCATCAACACCGCCGGCATCACCAAGCTCGgggagcccgattcgattcggctcctacgagttcaccccgcacagcgattcaTCTCGCTCGACTTTTTTGGGTCTGCAAGGAAACCTGGGCATGACGTTCGGAAGCGTCCACtgcaacgtcaacgcagaaggagtCCTTCGGCTACTGGAGCCATTCGTCCCCAAATCAGCAAGGAAATCGTCCTCATCGGCTGCAGGATCGATCATGTCATCATCGATTGATCTTTCAGCTGGTTTAACGGATTCGACGAGTTCGTCTCCACCATCAACACCTCGGT includes these proteins:
- the LOC124679173 gene encoding oligopeptide transporter 4-like, coding for MEIDHPAGRAADEDDVSPVEQVRLTVPTTDDPTLPVWTFRMWTMGFISCALLSFVNQFFAYRSEPIVISQITIQVAALPIGHLMARVLPEKKFRLFGRECSLNPGPFNVKEHVLISIFANAGAAFGGGNAYAIGIITIIKAFYKRNISFVTSLLLIITTQVLGYGWAGLMRKYVVEPAHMWWPQSLVQVSLMRAMHEKERRRMTRGKFFLIALICSFAWYIVPGYLFPTLTAISWVCWVYPKSITMQQIGSGLNGLGVGAFTLDWSVVASFLGSPLVSPFFATANVFVGYIVFVYGMLPISYWVLNLYNASTFPLFSNDLYTGSGQLYNISAIVNDKFEIDMDAYAQQGKIHLSLFFAVSYGLGFATIAATLSHVILFYGKEMCQRYKESFKGKPDVHTRLMRRYEDIPNWWFYLLLAASMAVSLVLCTVFKEEIQLPWWGLLLACVMAFIFTLPISVITATTNTTPGLNIITEYCLGLIMPGKPIANVCFKVYGYMSMNQAVSFLTDFKLGHYMKIPPRSMFLVQFVGTIVASTVNTVVAWWLLTTVPHICEKDQLPESSPWTCPGDHVFFDASVIWGLVGPRRIFGPLGYYNALNWFFLVGLAGPVIVWLFARALPRHAGWISLINMPVILGATAMMPPASALNYTAWCFVGTVFNFFVFRYRKGWWKRYNYVLSAAMDGGVAIMGVLIYFALSSEGNQLDWWGSRGEYCDLATCPTAKGVLVDGCPVL